The DNA segment GCATCTATTGTGGCTGCTGTTGAAAAAGGCGAGCCTTGGGTGGGATACTACTGGGAGCCCACATGGATAATGGGTAAATATGATATGACTCTTCTTGAAGATAAACCCTTTGACCCGGAAGAATGGGAAAATGGTTATGCTTGCGAATTCCCAGGCGTTAAAGTAGCTGTTGCTGTAAATAAAGATGTTGCAGATAAAGCACCAGAAGTTGTAGAGTTTCTAAAAAACTATAAAACAAGTTCTGAAATTACCAATAAACTTTTAGCTTACATGCAAGACAACAATGCTGAAGCTGAAGATGCAGCTAAATGGTTTTTAAAAGAATACGAAGATCTGTGGGCAGATTGGGTACCTGAAGACATAGCTCAAAAAGTCAAAAATGCCCTTTAATTATTTATATTGAGAGGTGACATGTTCTAATTTATGAATGAATTTCCAGATTTTTTTCAGATTGATTTTGGCGTACATGTAGAAGCTTTTGTCCACTGGCTTACATTAAATTTTCAAGGTTTTTTTGATGCCTTGACTGTAGGTATAAAATGGATTGTCTTTAATATGCAATCTATACTAAACTTTATACCTTGTTTCATTTTTATATTCCTCATCTTTTTGATCGGATGGAGGACTAAAAATATAAAATCCGGCATATCTTATGCCGTTATGATTACTTTAATAGGATTGCTTGGACTTTGGGATGAAATGTTATTCACATTATCTATTGTGCTTACATCAGTTATTTTATGTATATTGATAGGCGTTCCGCTGGGAATTTATACAGCCTATAATTCAAAAGCCGAAATAATTTTAAACCCTATCCTAGATGGTATGCAAACAATGCCGAGTTTTGTTTACCTTATTCCGGCTATGATTTTCTTTGGACTAGGAACAGTTCCGGCGGTTTTTGCAACAATTATTTACTCTACACCACCTTGTATTAGGCTTACGAGTTTAGCTATAAAAAATGTTCCAGAAGAGATGCGAGAAGCCGCTTATTCTTTTGGATCTTCGCGCTGGCAAACTTTAATTAAAGTCGAACTTCCCCAAGCAATGCCTACAATTATGGCAGGTATAAACCAAACAACAATGATGGCTATGTCAATGGTAGTTATATCCTCAATGATCGGTGCTAAAGGACTTGGCGAAAATGTTCTGATAGCCATCAATAGATCAGACATAGCTATGGGCTTTAATTCGGGTATAAGTATTGTCTTCCTTGCAATAATTATCGATCGAATCACCCAGCAGGTTTCAAATACGTATGAACATGTATAATTATCGCAATGGAGGTGCTAAAAAATGACAGAAAAGATTGTAGTAAAAGATTTGGTTAAAATCTTTGGTCCAAAACCAAAAGTTGCTCTTAAAAAGCTCAATGAAGGTTGGTCAAAGAAAAAAATTTTAGATGAATTAGGCCATACTGTAGGTGTAAACAGGGCATCCTTTTCCGTTAAAGATGGAGAGTTCTTTGTAATTATGGGACTTTCCGGTAGCGGCAAATCAACTTTAATTAGATGCTTAAATCTTTTAAATAAACCTGATGCCGGCGAAATAATAATAGATGGTGAAAACATCGTAAAATACAACAAAGATCAATTGCGGGAATTTAGACAGAAAAAGGCTGCAATGGTTTTTCAAAACTTTGGGCTGTTTACTCATAGAACTGTCTTGGAAAATGTAGAATATGGATTGGAAATAAGAAATGTCAGCAAAGATGAGCGAGAAAAGATAGCCAGAAAAACCCTTGAGATTGTCGGTCTTAAGGGTTGGGAAGATAAAATGCCCGGTGAATTGAGCGGCGGCATGCAGCAAAGAGTCGGTCTTGCGAGAGCACTTGCCAATGATCCTGATATCCTTTTGATGGATGAGCCTTTTAGTGCATTAGATCCTCTCATTAGACGAGAAATGCAATTAGAGCTGCTTGACATTCAATCACAATTAAAAAAGACCATAGTCTTTATAACTCACGATGTAAACGAAGCTTTTAGATTAGGAGATAGAGTTGCAGTAATGCGAGACGGGAGAATTGTTCAAATAGGAACCCCTGAGGAGATACTAAATAATCCATCTAATGAATATATTGAAGACTTCGTAAGAGATGTTGATCGCACAAAAGTAGTGCAAGCTAAGAACATAATGATGAAACCTAATGCATTAGTTTCAATAAATGACGGCGTGCGAGTTGCAATAAAGGAAATGCGCTTAAATGCCATATCTAGCGTATTTGTCGTAAATGACGAGAGGAAAATTGAAGGTATCGTAACCATAGATGACTGCGTAAAAGCCGTAAAAGATGGAAAGTCATCCCTGGAAAATTTATTAAAACATGACTACTATAAAACTAAGGAAGATGTATATATAAAAGACCTTCTGGAAATAGGAACTAAATCAAGATACCCTATAGTGGTTGTAGATGACAATGATAAGCTTTTAGGGATTATAGTAAGAACTTCGATTCTTTCAGGACTATTGCATTAGTTTGCCGTGCCCGGCATACACTTATTCACTTATAACGTAAGCAAAAGGCTTTTTGTGACATGATGCTATTGATTCTGGACCACAAACAATCTTCGCTAGCAATTCTCCATTATTCCTCTTACCCACCCCTTCCTGACACATGATAATAACAATAATAATCTAATTGCACTGATGTAACTATAAATATATAAGGCTCAAAGATCTTGAAAAAATTTTATTGTAAAAACAAATAGCCTTAACCCTTGATATTAAATGGTTAAGGACTATTTTGCCTATATTTGATTTAAGATTTATGCCGCTAAATATATGTTTGTAATAATAAGACCTGCATATCTATATAGGTTATGCAGGTCTTATTATTTTCAAAAGACTTCCCCGGCACCTGTATCCTTATTTAAGTGCCCAATGCCTATTCCCTTAATCTTGCTCTGCTTGCTCCATTAATTCCATTAACTGTTGTATATATTCTTCCTGGCTAATGGCATCGCTTAGATCAGGAAGCTCAAGGTCGGCTCCGTAATCATACAATTGATAGTCGCCTTTCATCTTTAATTCAAGACTTATCGGCATTTCCAGAATTTCCGATAATTCTTCAGTTTCATCTACTTCTTCCATTGCTGCTATTATCTCTATCAATGGTTTGAGGTCTATTTGCATATTTAAATCGAAATTCATGTAGTCGGGTAATAAGGTTTCTTTATCAACTAAGGTATCTATATAGTATACGGCATTGATGTTATTAAGAATAGTCTCAAATACCTTTTCAAACATTTCATTAAAATCTTCAGCTTCCTGTGCATCCATATCCGATTGTGCACCGGCAGCTTCTATAAATGCTGTTATATCAAAATTGTTCATGGTTTCTTCTACTAAACTCTTAAAGCTATCAGCATCAATATAGTTTTTAATGGTGTAATATTCTCTACCATCTTTTTCTACATCTTCACCGAATACATTAATAACACCGGCCTTATTCATCATTTCCATAGATTGTTGAGGGGTAATTTGCATTAACTCATTAATATCAGGCATCCCCTCTACCTCAGCCAAATCCTGAACTATCCACTGGTCAAACCCGGGGTTCTTCTGATAAATAGCATTGTCCAGCCAAACAATCTCTGTAACCATCTCTTCATCAAGGCCTTCTGCTTCCAATTCTTCGGGACTAAGCCCCAACTCCTCCAGCTCATCCAAAGGCATATTCATGGTTTGCTTTATATACATGGCCATTGGTTCGTATTGAAAAATTCCTTCAATTGTAGCTTCCATTTTTGGCATATTCGGAATTTCAATTAAATCCTGAACTCCTTCAACTCCAAACTCAAGCTGATAGCTGCCTTTCATCTTATAAGTATTAGCCTCTTTAAGGCTTTCAGAATACTTTATAACTAGCTCGTCTGCTGTAAGATCTCCTGCTTTTTCCCTCCAAGATACTATTACCTGATTATTGTCATTATCCCAGGATACCACCCCGCCTTGACTTTCAAATAATTTTCGAATTGGAACGATTGGATCGTTTCCTACTTCTAAACCTGGGATTTTATTAAGAGCTGCAGACTGCACATAAGTAACACCGTCTTTTAAAGTAACGTCTGCCTGATATTCCTTACCGTTAAAAATCAACTTGACCTGTTCTCCGGCAAAAGCCGTAGGTGCTACTAAAAGCATGATAAGTAAAGCAATTAAAAACTTATTTCCTATCTTCCTAGATAACATTAATTTTACCTCCATATTTTTTAGTTAAACAATACATCTTAAATATATTCGACGAGATAGATATTAAATCCTTTTTTGGTTTTAAAATATTTTATAATTTCTTCACTGAAAATACAATCAATAATATCTTCAACTCTCATAACTCTTTGCTGCATCCTGATTATTACATGATTGCACCACTTGATTTTGTAAATTCTTATTAAGTTTTTATTTTTCCTGTATAAGTGTATAAGCGGGCACTAACCCCTTACGCTTTTACACCTTGACGCACGCATCTGAATAGACTATATAAAACATCTTCTTTTAAGGAGTGAGATATTTAATGATACAAAATCAACCCCGTGCGACTATTAAAACTCACCGTATAAAAAAAGAAAGATTGGATGTAGAATATCCGGCAGTCGAAGGATTGGCCGATAAAAACGTGGAACAGTATATCAATTCAGTTTTAATGAGTATTGTAAATACCTTGATAGAGAAAACCGGTTATTATGAAAACCCCGCAACTGATGTGACGGGAAGATATCATATAAGAACAAATGAGAATGGCTTTTTAAGCATTTCCATCGAAATGTATTGGTTTGCGGGTGGTGCTCACGGTATGACGGTCTTAAAATCAGTTACTTTCGATTTGGGCACCGGAAGCATATACCGCCTGGAAGATCTTTTTAAAGAAAATGTGAATTATGTAAAGTCCCTGTCCGATATAATAAAACGTCAAATAAAGGAAAAAAACATACCTCTTATAGTTGATTTTACCGAGATAAAGCCCGACCAGGATTTTTATATAGAAAACAGGACTCTTATGATATATTTCCAGTTATATGAACTTGCACCTTATGTTTATGGTTTCGTAACTTTTCCCATACCTACCCGAGAGATCCAGGATATCATTAGCGCAAATGGGCCCCTCTGTTAGGCCCTGCAAAGTGGTAAAGCAATTTGAAACACAAAGTAAAAATATTAAAAAAACTGTCGCCAATATGCTTGAAGAAGCAGATGCCATTGCAGTCTTTCTATTGTGGCAGGATTTACATATTGGCTGCAAGTTGCCGGCATCGTAAAACAGCTCTTCAGGACTTGTATTTAATAATGCTGCGTTTCCCTGGAGTCGATAAAATAACGATATATAATAAGAAAGACACCTCACAAGCATCTCTACTTGTGAGGTGTCTGCGTCAATCCGCTTGTTGCCATGTCCGTCCGTTTTCGACAAAATTCGGGCGGTGCCAGGCACCTTAACACTTGTTTTTTCTTATAATCTATGTTAATGTTTTATTACGCTTTGATTTTTAATTTTTCAAGCCATGGCAATTAGCTTTCTTCATAGCTAATTTCCATGGTTACTTTTTTCTCTAAAAGAAAACCATATGCTATCGCAAAAGCAAATATGCAGAGATTTCCGATAACTGCCGCTTTAGAAATATTCCTTGCAAGCAAAAAAGTTTGAACAACATTTATTCCTGCGGAAACTATTGCAAAAAACCACAACATGCCGTTACTTACATGGAATTTAGATCTTTCCCATATCTCCGGTATAACCTTAGGCAGTCTTACTATCGAAATTGATAGCACTATTAAAAACCCTCTGTTTATAAACAAAACTATATTTCCGACAAATCCGATATCCCATCCGGTCAAGATAGGCAGTATGCCTACAATATAGAAAAGTAGTAGTAAATAAACCGGTGTCTTATATTTTGGATGTAATTTTCCGAGTGTTTTAGGAAACCAGCCGTCAATACATGCTTGTAAGACGGGTTTTGTTATTCCACCTATTTGAGAGTTAAGTGTCGTAGTAAGTGCAAACAAGGCTCCGCAAACTATAAAGAATACGTACAACGGCTTTGGCAGTATTTTTGCAGCAACTACCGTAAGCGGCTGATTTGCTACTTCAGGCACCGGCAGCACTCCTGCTGCGACAATTGACATAAGCCCATATAGAAAGGCTACACAGACAGTGGATACTACAATCACAAATGGTATGTCTTTTACCGGATTTTTTGCTTCGGCTCCATAATTTAATACTATGCTTGCACCTCCTGTGGCAAAGGTTAAAAATGCGGCCGTTGACAGCAGCCCCAGCACTCCTGAGGTCATATAATACGGTTCACTAAAAAATCCCGGCTGCACTTTAGGCAACCCAAATCCGGTAAATACTGCTAATGCCGTTGCTAAGACAACAACCATTATGTTCTGTAGCTTTGACGCTTGCTGAATTCCAAAATAATTTGTTATGAAAAAAAGTGTCATTATCCCTGCAGATACTAATTTGTGCGGTGCGCCAGGTATAAGGGAAAGAAAATAATCGGCAAATGACAGTGCATACATAGCTATAGATATATTGCTAACTATATATGTAATTATATACATTCCTGCCCA comes from the Tepidanaerobacter acetatoxydans Re1 genome and includes:
- a CDS encoding ABC transporter permease → MNEFPDFFQIDFGVHVEAFVHWLTLNFQGFFDALTVGIKWIVFNMQSILNFIPCFIFIFLIFLIGWRTKNIKSGISYAVMITLIGLLGLWDEMLFTLSIVLTSVILCILIGVPLGIYTAYNSKAEIILNPILDGMQTMPSFVYLIPAMIFFGLGTVPAVFATIIYSTPPCIRLTSLAIKNVPEEMREAAYSFGSSRWQTLIKVELPQAMPTIMAGINQTTMMAMSMVVISSMIGAKGLGENVLIAINRSDIAMGFNSGISIVFLAIIIDRITQQVSNTYEHV
- a CDS encoding quaternary amine ABC transporter ATP-binding protein; this encodes MTEKIVVKDLVKIFGPKPKVALKKLNEGWSKKKILDELGHTVGVNRASFSVKDGEFFVIMGLSGSGKSTLIRCLNLLNKPDAGEIIIDGENIVKYNKDQLREFRQKKAAMVFQNFGLFTHRTVLENVEYGLEIRNVSKDEREKIARKTLEIVGLKGWEDKMPGELSGGMQQRVGLARALANDPDILLMDEPFSALDPLIRREMQLELLDIQSQLKKTIVFITHDVNEAFRLGDRVAVMRDGRIVQIGTPEEILNNPSNEYIEDFVRDVDRTKVVQAKNIMMKPNALVSINDGVRVAIKEMRLNAISSVFVVNDERKIEGIVTIDDCVKAVKDGKSSLENLLKHDYYKTKEDVYIKDLLEIGTKSRYPIVVVDDNDKLLGIIVRTSILSGLLH
- a CDS encoding DUF6612 family protein — translated: MLSRKIGNKFLIALLIMLLVAPTAFAGEQVKLIFNGKEYQADVTLKDGVTYVQSAALNKIPGLEVGNDPIVPIRKLFESQGGVVSWDNDNNQVIVSWREKAGDLTADELVIKYSESLKEANTYKMKGSYQLEFGVEGVQDLIEIPNMPKMEATIEGIFQYEPMAMYIKQTMNMPLDELEELGLSPEELEAEGLDEEMVTEIVWLDNAIYQKNPGFDQWIVQDLAEVEGMPDINELMQITPQQSMEMMNKAGVINVFGEDVEKDGREYYTIKNYIDADSFKSLVEETMNNFDITAFIEAAGAQSDMDAQEAEDFNEMFEKVFETILNNINAVYYIDTLVDKETLLPDYMNFDLNMQIDLKPLIEIIAAMEEVDETEELSEILEMPISLELKMKGDYQLYDYGADLELPDLSDAISQEEYIQQLMELMEQAEQD
- a CDS encoding DUF3298 and DUF4163 domain-containing protein, coding for MIQNQPRATIKTHRIKKERLDVEYPAVEGLADKNVEQYINSVLMSIVNTLIEKTGYYENPATDVTGRYHIRTNENGFLSISIEMYWFAGGAHGMTVLKSVTFDLGTGSIYRLEDLFKENVNYVKSLSDIIKRQIKEKNIPLIVDFTEIKPDQDFYIENRTLMIYFQLYELAPYVYGFVTFPIPTREIQDIISANGPLC
- a CDS encoding APC family permease; this encodes MSDVSVSTKDLNRVLGRWDLMAMAVGQIIGAGIMSMTGIAIGMTGKSVFWAFLIAAVFVLIQEIPVIILGGTVRMRGGNYTQIAFLTSPKWAGMYIITYIVSNISIAMYALSFADYFLSLIPGAPHKLVSAGIMTLFFITNYFGIQQASKLQNIMVVVLATALAVFTGFGLPKVQPGFFSEPYYMTSGVLGLLSTAAFLTFATGGASIVLNYGAEAKNPVKDIPFVIVVSTVCVAFLYGLMSIVAAGVLPVPEVANQPLTVVAAKILPKPLYVFFIVCGALFALTTTLNSQIGGITKPVLQACIDGWFPKTLGKLHPKYKTPVYLLLLFYIVGILPILTGWDIGFVGNIVLFINRGFLIVLSISIVRLPKVIPEIWERSKFHVSNGMLWFFAIVSAGINVVQTFLLARNISKAAVIGNLCIFAFAIAYGFLLEKKVTMEISYEES